AATTAAATTAAGTATCCTAGTTATCTCATCCACAGCCGATGTGGGAGTCTTCTTTCATCATTTATAACATGTTTGGCTACAATTGAACAGAGATGGGAACAATGAGCAGTGCAGAGGCAAGAACTTGTGAGTCACAGAGCAACCGTTTCAAGGGGACATGTGTTAGGGACAGCAATTGCGCCACCGTTTGCCAGACTGAAGGCTTCATCGGCGGCA
The Solanum stenotomum isolate F172 unplaced genomic scaffold, ASM1918654v1 scaffold34250, whole genome shotgun sequence genome window above contains:
- the LOC125852366 gene encoding defensin-like protein — its product is MGHFKRLFATFFLVTMLLLSSEMGTMSSAEARTCESQSNRFKGTCVRDSNCATVCQTEGFIGGNCRGFRRRCFCTRNC